In Bogoriella caseilytica, the genomic window GGTAATCACGCCACCGCGGGTGGCCGGGCTCGAGCCCAACGGCACGATGCGGTCGCCGCCGCGCTCCTCGGTGTTCTCCACGATCCGGCCCATGGTGCGCACGGTCTCGATCGGCCAGTCACCCACGGAGGTCTCGCCGGAGAGCATCACCGCGTCGGCGCCGTCGAGGACGGCGTTGGCGACATCGGAGACCTCGGCGCGAGTGGGGCGCGGGCTGGAGATCATCGACTCGAGCATCTGCGTGGCCACGATGACCGGCTTGGCGTTGCGGCGGCACAGCTCGATGGCGCGCTTCTGAACCAACGGCACCTCTTCGAGAGGCAGCTCGACGCCGAGGTCACCACGGGCGACCATGACGGCGTCGAAAGCAGCCACGACCTCAGCGAGGTTGTCGACGGCCTGGGGCTTTTCGACCTTGGCGATCACCGGGACCCGGCGGCCCACCTCGTCCATGATCTGGTGCACGGGCTCGATGTCGTTGGCCGAGCGCACGAAGGACAGCGCGATCAGGTCCGCGCCCAAGTTCAGCGCCCAGCGGAGATCGACCTCGTCCTTCTCGCTCATCGCGGGGACCGAGACGGCCACGCCGGGCAGGTTCAGGCCCTTGTGGTTCGAGACGGGGCCGGGCACCTCCACGCGGGTGACCACCCGCGGGCCATCGACCTCGATGACCCGCACCGCGACCTTGCCGTCGTCGATGAGGATGCGGTCGCCCACGTGGCAGTCGCCGGGCAGGCCCTGGTAGGTGGTCGAGACGAGCTCGGCGTCACCGGGGACGTCCTCGGTGGTGACGGTGAAGATGTCACCTTCGTTCAGCTCGTGCTGGCCGGCGGCGAAGTTGCCGAGGCGAATCTTCGGACCCTGCAGGTCCACCAACACGGCCACGTTGCGCCCGGAGGCCTTGGCCGCCTCGCGGACGTGCCGGTAGACCACCTCGTGTTCCTCGGCGCTGCCGTGTGAGCGGTTGATCCGGGCGACATCCATCCCCGCATCGACCAGCTCTTGGACCTTCTCGGCTGAGGCTGTCGCCGGTCCGATGGTGCAGACGATCTTCGCTCTACGCATAACTCCAAGCCTAAGTGTTCTCAAGGGGTGTTTTGGACAACGACGACACAAACTGGGTGAACGGTTGGTGACCTGTGACCAGTTACGCGCTGACCGGTGCCGTGGAGGGCAGGACCGGCACGGGCAGCTCACTGTCCTCACCACGAAGGTAGCGGTCCACGGATGCAGCCGCCGCCCGGCCTTCGGCGATGGCCCACACGATCAGCGACTGGCCGCGCCCGGCATCGCCGGCCACGTACACCCCGGGCACCGAGGTGGCGTAGTCGTCGTTGCGTGTGAGCCGGCCGCGGTCGTCGAGCTCGATACCGAGCTGCTCCACCAGTCCTCCGGCCGGCACTCCGGTAAAGCCCAGGGCAAGGAGTACCAGGTCAGCGGGCAGCACCCGCTCGGTGCCCTCGATGGGGGTGACGTTGCGGTCCTTGTCACGAATGACGTCGACCAGCCGGATCCCGGAGACGTTGCCGTCGTCATCGGCGAGGAACTCCACCGTGGAGGCGCCGAAGATACGCTCGCCGCCCTCCTCGTGGGAGGTGGAGACGCGGAAGATCCGCGGGTAGGTGGGCCACGGGTGGTCCGCGGGCCGCTCCTCGTCCGGGATGGGGTTGATGTCGATCTGGGTGACGGACCGGGCCTGCTGGCGCAGCGCGGTGCCGTAGCAGTCCGAGCCGGTGTCACCGCCGCCGATGACCACCACGTCCTTGCCGGTGGCCAGGATCTGGTCGGGAACCTCACGCCCGGCGACCACCCGGTTGTGCTGGGTGAGGTAGGGCATCGCGTGGTGCACGCCGCCGAAGTCTCGCCCCGGGGCGTCGAGGTCGCGGGGCACGGTCGATCCCATGGCGAGGACCACCGCGTCGTAGCGTTCGCGCAGCTCCTCGCCACTGATGGCCCCCTCCCCGGTACCGCCGACATCGACGCCGGGGCGGAATCGGGTGCCCTCGGCCTCCATCTGGGCCAGGCGGCGGTCCACGTGGGACTTCTCCATCTTGAAGTCCGGGATGCCGTAGGTGAGCAGTCCGCCGATGCGGTCATCGCGTTCGAAGACGGCCACGGTGTGACCGGCGCGGGTGAGCTGTTGGGCAGCGGCGAGGCCGGCCGGTCCCGACCCAATGACGGCGACGGTCTGACCGGTCAGGCGCTGCGGGATCTGCGGCTCGACCAGACCCTGGTCGAAGGCCTCGGCGATGATCGATTCCTCGATGTACTTGATCGTCACCGCAGGCTGGTTGATGCCGAGTACGCAGGCTGTCTCGCAGGGTGCCGGGCAGAGCTTCCCGGTGAACTCCGGGAAGTTGTTCGTGGCGTGCAACCGCTCGATGGCAGTGGCGAAGTCCTCGCGCCGGGTCAGTTCGTTCCACTCCGGGATGAGGTTGCCCAGCGGGCAGCCGGAGTGACAGAAGGGCACTCCGCAGTCCATGCAGCGCGTCGCCTGGCGCACCAGTGCCGGGGAGTCCTCCTGCCGGCGCTCGTACACCTCACGGTTGTCCAGGATGCGCACGGGCACCGGACGTGAGCGCAGGGTCTCGCGCTCGCGGTACTTCAGGAAGCCTTGGGGGTCAGCCACGGGATGCCTCCATGATCGTGTTCCACACTTCGGGTGAGGCCGGGTCGAGGCCGTCCTCGGCCGCCTTGACCAGGGCCGCAGAGACGGCGGCGTACTGGCGCGGGAGGACCTTGGTGATCCGGGCACTCAGAGCGGCCGGGTCGTTGAGTAAGCGTTCGGCCACCACGGAGCCGGTGGCCTCGACGTGACGCTGCAGCAGATCGGTGACAATGGAGACGTCCTCGGCATCGATCTCGGAGAGGATGAGTTCACCACCGGCCAGCGCGAGGGGGTTGATCTTGCCCCGGTCGAGGTCGAGCACGTAGGCGGTGCCGCCGGACATGCCCGCCCCGATGTTCCGCCCGGTGGGGCCGAGCACCAGCAGCGTTCCGCCGGTCATGTACTCCGCGGCATGGTCCCCCAGGCCTTCGACGACGGCGGTAGCCCCCGAGTTACGCACGCAGAAGCGCTCGCCCGCCTTTCCGCGCAGGAAGATCTCCCCGGACGTGGCGCCGTAGGCCACGACGTTGCCGGCGATGACGTTCTCCTCCGCCGCGAAGAGCGCCTCCTCGTGGGGGCGCACGATGACCCGTCCGCCGGAGAGCGACTTGCCCAGGTAGTCGTTCGTGTCCCCGGTCAGGCGCAGGGTGACTCCGGGCGGGAGCACCGCGCCGAAGGACTGGCCGCCGGTGCCGGTGAGGTGGATATCGATGGTGTTGGCCGGTAGCCCTTCGGCGCCGTAGCGCTTGGTCACCTCGTGGCCGAGCATCGTGCCCACCGTGCGGTGCACATTGCGCACCTCGGCCTCAATCCGCACCGGCTCACCGCGTTCCAGCGCCGGGGCGGCCTGGGCGATGAGCTCGTTGTCCAGTGCGGCCTCGAGCCCGTGATCCTGGGTGCGCACCTGCCGCAGCGCCGAACCTTCATGCGGCTCGACGGCGGTGAGCAGCGGGGCGAGGTCGAGCCCAGAGGCCTTCCAGTGGTCCACGGCCTCGGAGGCATCGAGCAGATCCACCAGACCGATGGCCTCGTCCAGAGAGCGCAGCCCCAGCGAGGCGAGGTACTCGCGCACCTCCTGGGCGACGAACTCGAAGAAGTTGACCACGTGGTCGGCCTGACCGGTGAAACGCGAGCGCAGCTCCGGGTTCTGCGTGGCCACACCCACCGGGCAGGTGTCGAGGTGGCACACCCGCATCATGATGCAGCCCTCGACCACCAGCGGGGCGGTGGAGAAGCCGTACTCCTCCGCGCCCAGCAGCGCGGCGATGATCACGTCGCGCCCGGTCTTCATCTGGCCATCGGTCTGGACCACGATCCGGTCGCGCAGATCGTTGTGCACCAGGGTCTGCTGGGTCTCGGCCAGGCCGATCTCCCAGGGGCCACCGGCGTGCTTGAGCGACGTGAGCGGGCTGGCTCCGGTGCCGCCGTCATGGCCGGAGATGAGCACGACGTCGGCACGCGCCTTGGACACACCGGCCGCCACGGTGCCCACCCCGATGGAGGAGACGAGCTTGACGTGGATACGCGCCGCCGGGTTGGCGTTCTTCAGATCGTGGATGAGCTGCTTGAGGTCCTCGATCGAATAAATGTCGTGGTGCGGCGGCGGGGAGATCAGGCCGACGCCCGGGGTGGAGTGCCGGGTCCGGGCCACCCAGGGGTAGACCTTGTGGGCCGGAAGCTGACCGCCCTCGCCCGGCTTGGCGCCCTGGGCGACCTTGATCTGGATGTCGTCGGAGTTGGTGAGGTAGTCCGCCGTGACGCCGAAGCGTCCCGAGGCCACCTGCTTGATCGCGGAGCGGCGCTCCGGGTCGCGCAGGCGCTCGGTGTCCTCACCGCCCTCACCGGTGTTGGACTTCGCACCGAGGCGGTTCATCGCGATCGCGAGGGTCTCGTGGGACTCGGCGGAGATGGAGCCATAGCTCATCGCGCCGGTGGAGAAGCGCTTGACGATCTCACTGACCGGTTCGACCTCATCGATCGGCACAGGGGACCGCTCGCCCGTCTTGAGCCGGAGCAGTCCGCGGATGGTCATCAGCCGGCGTGACTGGTCGTCCACGCCATGGGTGTACGCCTTGAAGATGTCGTACCGCCCGGTGCGGGTGGAGTGCTGCAGCCGGAAGATCGTCTCGGGATCAAACAGGTGCGGCTCGCCCTCGCGGCGCCACTGGTACTCCCCGCCCATGCGCAGCGTGCGGTGCGCCGGGGCGATGCCCGAGGGCGGGTAGGCGTTCGCGTGACGGGCCGCGACCTCCGCGGCGATGACGTTCAGGCCCACCCCACCCAGCGGAGAGGGGGTGCCGGTGAAGTACTCGCCGACGAGGTCCTCGGACAGGCCCACGGCCTCGAAGAGTTGCGCGCCGCGATAGGACATCACGGTGGAGACGCCCATCTTGGACATCACCTTCAGCACGCCCTTGCCGAGCGCCTTGATCAGGTTCTTCACCGCCTCGCCGGGGGTGACGCCGGAGACCTGCCCGGAACGCACCAGGTGCTCGGCGGACTCCATGGCCAGGTAGGGATTCACGCAGGCCGCGCCGTAGCCCACCAGCAGGGCCACGTGGTGCACCTCGCGCACGTCGCCGGCCTCGACCACGATCGAGGCCTTGGTGCGCGTATGCCGGCGCAGCGTGTGGTGATGGACGGCGGAGGTGAGCAGGAGAGAGGGAATCGGGGCGAGTTCGGCGGTGGACTCCCGGTCGGAGAGCACGATCACCGAGACGCCCGCGGCGATGGCGTTGTCCACCTCGTCGCAGATCTCGGCCAACCGGGCCTGCAGGGCCGCTCCCCCGCCGGAGACGAGATAGAGCCCTTCGATGGTGACGGCGGAGAAACCCTTGGCGTAGCGAGGAGTGCTGCCCAGGCGCTTGATCTTCGCGAGCTGGTCGTTGTCGACCACCGGGAAGGGCAGCTTGAGCTTCGCCGCGTGCGCGGGGGTCTCGGCCAGCATGTTCGGCTCGGGCCCGATCGCGGAGCCCAGCGAGGTCACCAGTTCCTCGCGGATGGCGTCCAGCGGCGGGTTGGTCACCTGCGCGAAGAGCTGGGAGAAGTAGTCGAAGAGCAGTCGAGGTCGCGCGGAGAGCACCGCGATGGGCGTGTCGGTGCCCATCGAACCGATGGCCTCGGCTCCGGTGGCCGCCATGGGCGCGAGCAGGATGCGCAGCTCCTCTTCGGTGTACCCGAAGGTCTGCTGCCGGCGGACCACCGACAGGCGCGAGTGGTCGACGTGCTCACGGTCGGGCAGATCCTCGAGGGTAACGGTGCCCTCCTCGATCCACTCGCGGTAGGGGTGGGCCTCGGCGAGGTCGCGCTTGATCTCCTCGTCCTCGACGATGCGCCCTTCGGCGGTGTCCACCAGGAACATCCGGCCTGGCTCCAGCCGGCCGCGGCGCACCACGCGCTCGGGCGGCAGATCCAGCACACCGGACTCGGAGGCCAGGACCACCAGGCCCTCGTCGGTCACCCAGTAGCGGCCCGGTCGCAAGCCGTTGCGGTCCAGCACGGCGCCGATCTGGGTGCCGTCGGTGAAGCACAGGGCGGCAGGGCCGTCCCAGGGCTCGATGATGGTGGCGGCGTACTCGTAGAAGGCACGAAGATCGGGGTCGAGCTGGTCGTTGTTCTCCCACGCTTCGGGCACCATCATCAGCATCGCGTGCGGCAGGGAGCGCCCGGCGAGGTGGAGCAGCTCGAGCACTTCGTCGAAGGTGGCGGAGTCCGAGGCACCGGGGGTGCACACCGGGAGCAGGTCGTCGACGTCGCCGAGCACCTCGGAGGCCAGCATGCCCTCGCGCGCGGTCATCCAGTTGCGGTTCCCGCGCACCGTGTTGATCTCACCGTTGTGGGCGAGCTGACGGAAGGGCTGGGCCAGCGGCCACGAGGGGAAGGTGTTGGTGGAGAAGCGCGCGTGCACCAGGGCGATCTCGCTGGCGAAGCGCTCGTCGGTGAGGTCGGGGAAGAAACGCTGCAGCTGCGGCGTGGTCAGCATGCCCTTGTAGACGATGGTGCGGCAGGACAGCGAGGAGATGTAGCAGCCGGTCGCGTGCTCGGCGCGCTTGCGCAGCCGGTAGGCCATCCGCTCCAGCACGATGCCGTGGACCTCGGCGTACTCGCCGGCCGGTGCCACGAAGAGCTGGGCGAAGGCGGGCATGGTCTCTCGCGCGGAGGGCCCGACATCCGAGGGATCGATGGGCACCTCGCGCCACCCCAGCACACGCAGGGACTCCTCGGCGGCCAGCGCCTCGATCTGCGCGATCACCGCAGGCTGTTCCTCGGTCTCGGCCGGTAG contains:
- the pyk gene encoding pyruvate kinase, translating into MRRAKIVCTIGPATASAEKVQELVDAGMDVARINRSHGSAEEHEVVYRHVREAAKASGRNVAVLVDLQGPKIRLGNFAAGQHELNEGDIFTVTTEDVPGDAELVSTTYQGLPGDCHVGDRILIDDGKVAVRVIEVDGPRVVTRVEVPGPVSNHKGLNLPGVAVSVPAMSEKDEVDLRWALNLGADLIALSFVRSANDIEPVHQIMDEVGRRVPVIAKVEKPQAVDNLAEVVAAFDAVMVARGDLGVELPLEEVPLVQKRAIELCRRNAKPVIVATQMLESMISSPRPTRAEVSDVANAVLDGADAVMLSGETSVGDWPIETVRTMGRIVENTEERGGDRIVPLGSSPATRGGVIT
- a CDS encoding glutamate synthase subunit beta: MADPQGFLKYRERETLRSRPVPVRILDNREVYERRQEDSPALVRQATRCMDCGVPFCHSGCPLGNLIPEWNELTRREDFATAIERLHATNNFPEFTGKLCPAPCETACVLGINQPAVTIKYIEESIIAEAFDQGLVEPQIPQRLTGQTVAVIGSGPAGLAAAQQLTRAGHTVAVFERDDRIGGLLTYGIPDFKMEKSHVDRRLAQMEAEGTRFRPGVDVGGTGEGAISGEELRERYDAVVLAMGSTVPRDLDAPGRDFGGVHHAMPYLTQHNRVVAGREVPDQILATGKDVVVIGGGDTGSDCYGTALRQQARSVTQIDINPIPDEERPADHPWPTYPRIFRVSTSHEEGGERIFGASTVEFLADDDGNVSGIRLVDVIRDKDRNVTPIEGTERVLPADLVLLALGFTGVPAGGLVEQLGIELDDRGRLTRNDDYATSVPGVYVAGDAGRGQSLIVWAIAEGRAAAASVDRYLRGEDSELPVPVLPSTAPVSA
- the gltB gene encoding glutamate synthase large subunit produces the protein MQQPEVFPAFRTPAHAISGGLYSPEREHDACGVAFVATLRGTPGRDIVDAGLTALENLDHRGAVGAEEDTGDGAGILTQIPDAFLRAVTDFELPELGHYAAGTVFLPAETEEQPAVIAQIEALAAEESLRVLGWREVPIDPSDVGPSARETMPAFAQLFVAPAGEYAEVHGIVLERMAYRLRKRAEHATGCYISSLSCRTIVYKGMLTTPQLQRFFPDLTDERFASEIALVHARFSTNTFPSWPLAQPFRQLAHNGEINTVRGNRNWMTAREGMLASEVLGDVDDLLPVCTPGASDSATFDEVLELLHLAGRSLPHAMLMMVPEAWENNDQLDPDLRAFYEYAATIIEPWDGPAALCFTDGTQIGAVLDRNGLRPGRYWVTDEGLVVLASESGVLDLPPERVVRRGRLEPGRMFLVDTAEGRIVEDEEIKRDLAEAHPYREWIEEGTVTLEDLPDREHVDHSRLSVVRRQQTFGYTEEELRILLAPMAATGAEAIGSMGTDTPIAVLSARPRLLFDYFSQLFAQVTNPPLDAIREELVTSLGSAIGPEPNMLAETPAHAAKLKLPFPVVDNDQLAKIKRLGSTPRYAKGFSAVTIEGLYLVSGGGAALQARLAEICDEVDNAIAAGVSVIVLSDRESTAELAPIPSLLLTSAVHHHTLRRHTRTKASIVVEAGDVREVHHVALLVGYGAACVNPYLAMESAEHLVRSGQVSGVTPGEAVKNLIKALGKGVLKVMSKMGVSTVMSYRGAQLFEAVGLSEDLVGEYFTGTPSPLGGVGLNVIAAEVAARHANAYPPSGIAPAHRTLRMGGEYQWRREGEPHLFDPETIFRLQHSTRTGRYDIFKAYTHGVDDQSRRLMTIRGLLRLKTGERSPVPIDEVEPVSEIVKRFSTGAMSYGSISAESHETLAIAMNRLGAKSNTGEGGEDTERLRDPERRSAIKQVASGRFGVTADYLTNSDDIQIKVAQGAKPGEGGQLPAHKVYPWVARTRHSTPGVGLISPPPHHDIYSIEDLKQLIHDLKNANPAARIHVKLVSSIGVGTVAAGVSKARADVVLISGHDGGTGASPLTSLKHAGGPWEIGLAETQQTLVHNDLRDRIVVQTDGQMKTGRDVIIAALLGAEEYGFSTAPLVVEGCIMMRVCHLDTCPVGVATQNPELRSRFTGQADHVVNFFEFVAQEVREYLASLGLRSLDEAIGLVDLLDASEAVDHWKASGLDLAPLLTAVEPHEGSALRQVRTQDHGLEAALDNELIAQAAPALERGEPVRIEAEVRNVHRTVGTMLGHEVTKRYGAEGLPANTIDIHLTGTGGQSFGAVLPPGVTLRLTGDTNDYLGKSLSGGRVIVRPHEEALFAAEENVIAGNVVAYGATSGEIFLRGKAGERFCVRNSGATAVVEGLGDHAAEYMTGGTLLVLGPTGRNIGAGMSGGTAYVLDLDRGKINPLALAGGELILSEIDAEDVSIVTDLLQRHVEATGSVVAERLLNDPAALSARITKVLPRQYAAVSAALVKAAEDGLDPASPEVWNTIMEASRG